The following proteins come from a genomic window of Musa acuminata AAA Group cultivar baxijiao chromosome BXJ1-7, Cavendish_Baxijiao_AAA, whole genome shotgun sequence:
- the LOC135679717 gene encoding subtilisin-like protease gives MENFHAPWISFVLLALVPFLSKNPFVAFCHNTPNHETEQPRTYIIQLETPTASLDEESLKIWYKSFLPESNDNSERLLHSYSEVFSGFAAKLTEEEVKNMAKKEGFLRAHPDRVLPLHTTHTADFLGLKVGQGLWQASGLGKGVIIGVLDSGITPNHPSFDDRGVPPPPPGKWKGSCNLKTGCNNKLIGAKSLVAGDTAKPPIDVYGHGTHTSSTAAGNFVRNASAFGLARGTAAGTAPHAHLAIYKVCNDDGCSESAVVAGFDAAVKDGVDVISMSLGGSPTRFDQDPVSIAAFRASVEKGVFVSCSAGNDGPFKSTLSSVAPWVLTVAATTMDRSLQATVELGDGRKINAESMDQPPNFPEGPVPLFITDTSYDYHNCYTVSEKVKGKVAVCQADDLICTGKAANVKAAGGIGMIVVNLDEEGYTMVDRTCNFPTASVPFNDGNPIITYVNSTSNATATISFRGTVLGVTPAPAIAHFSSRGPARECYSIIKPDISGPGVNILAAWIDRRTANDTFVIQSGTSMAAPHLSGIAALVKSLHPDWSAAAIKSAIMTTSDDKDRQGRFIQDEQRGSASFYAMGAGHVNPSKAVDPGLVYDLDIDDYIAYICGKYGDAGAKAIVRGRSIKCETVKNLTEAQLNYPTITLTPRNITHTVSRTVTNVGSTNSSYKVKVNVPDTVFLTVEPQILNFTQVNERKSFTVSAKWTGRPVNSVEGKLRWISDKHVVRSPIVVTDRQI, from the coding sequence ATGGAGAACTTTCATGCACCATGGATTTCTTTTGTCCTCCTTGCTCTCGTTCCATTCTTATCGAAGAATCCCTTCGTTGCCTTCTGTCACAACACTCCTAACCATGAGACCGAGCAGCCACGGACTTACATCATTCAACTGGAAACGCCAACTGCGAGCTTGGATGAAGAGAGTCTGAAGATATGGTACAAGTCCTTCCTGCCGGAGTCTAACGACAACTCCGAGCGCTTGCTCCACTCCTACAGTGAGGTCTTCAGCGGATTCGCCGCAAAGCTAACGGAGGAGGAGGTGAAGAATATGGCAAAGAAGGAGGGCTTCCTGCGGGCACACCCGGACCGTGTCTTGCCTCTTCACACCACGCATACGGCGGACTTCCTCGGCCTTAAAGTAGGCCAAGGACTATGGCAGGCTTCCGGCCTAGGCAAGGGGGTCATCATCGGAGTCCTCGACTCTGGTATAACGCCCAATCACCCTTCCTTTGATGACCGCggggtgccgccgccgccgcctggcAAATGGAAAGGTTCGTGCAACCTCAAGACCGGCTGCAACAACAAGCTCATCGGTGCCAAGAGTTTGGTTGCTGGTGATACTGCAAAACCACCCATCGATGTATACGGGCATGGAACCCATACTTCAAGCACCGCAGCTGGGAACTTTGTGCGCAACGCCAGCGCGTTTGGCTTAGCTCGTGGCACTGCAGCCGGGACCGCACCACACGCTCATCTAGCTATCTACAAGGTGTGCAACGACGACGGATGCTCGGAATCAGCTGTAGTGGCCGGGTTCGACGCTGCCGTTAAAGATGGTGTCGACGTGATCTCCATGTCTCTGGGAGGATCTCCCACCCGTTTTGATCAGGATCCCGTCTCCATTGCTGCCTTTCGTGCTTCTGTTGAGAAAGGAGTTTTCGTGAGTTGTTCCGCTGGTAATGACGGGCCATTCAAGTCTACCCTGTCCAGTGTAGCGCCATGGGTTCTTACCGTGGCGGCAACTACCATGGACAGAAGCCTGCAAGCCACCGTGGAGCTGGGTGACGGGCGCAAGATCAACGCGGAATCTATGGACCAGCCACCAAACTTTCCTGAAGGCCCTGTTCCTTTATTCATAACTGACACAAGTTACGACTACCATAATTGCTATACTGTCAGCGAGAAAGTCAAGGGTAAGGTGGCCGTCTGCCAGGCCGACGACTTGATTTGTACAGGTAAGGCGGCTAATGTTAAGGCTGCAGGCGGCATCGGCATGATAGTCGTCAACCTTGATGAAGAAGGCTACACCATGGTTGACCGCACCTGCAACTTCCCGACGGCATCGGTTCCCTTCAACGACGGCAATCCAATTATAACATATGTGAATTCAACGTCCAATGCGACGGCAACCATTTCCTTCAGAGGCACGGTTCTTGGAGTAACTCCTGCTCCCGCCATCGCTCATTTCTCCTCGAGGGGTCCTGCCCGGGAATGCTATTCCATCATAAAACCTGATATTTCCGGACCTGGTGTCAACATTCTTGCGGCGTGGATCGACCGACGAACAGCTAATGATACCTTTGTAATACAGTCCGGTACCTCCATGGCAGCCCCTCATCTGAGCGGGATCGCTGCACTCGTAAAAAGTTTGCATCCCGACTGGTCGGCGGCGGCGATCAAATCAGCCATCATGACCACCTCCGACGACAAAGACCGACAGGGGAGGTTCATCCAGGACGAACAGCGTGGGTCGGCCAGCTTCTATGCGATGGGCGCCGGACACGTCAATCCCTCAAAAGCAGTTGATCCCGGTCTCGTCTACGACTTGGACATCGATGACTACATCGCCTACATTTGTGGCAAGTATGGAGACGCTGGTGCCAAGGCCATAGTTCGTGGCAGATCCATTAAATGTGAGACAGTCAAGAACCTCACCGAAGCACAACTCAACTATCCCACCATCACGCTTACCCCAAGGAACATCACCCACACTGTGAGTAGGACAGTCACCAACGTGGGATCCACGAACTCGAGCTACAAGGTGAAGGTGAACGTGCCCGACACCGTGTTTCTCACTGTTGAGCCTCAAATCCTCAATTTCACCCAAGTGAATGAGAGGAAGAGTTTCACAGTCAGCGCCAAGTGGACGGGTCGCCCAGTCAACTCCGTTGAAGGAAAATTGAGATGGATTTCAGATAAGCATGTGGTGAGAAGCCCCATCGTCGTCACCGATCGTCAAATCTGA
- the LOC135679154 gene encoding mitochondrial phosphate carrier protein 3, mitochondrial-like isoform X1 — translation MMDLSEQSRRSLLPSFLYSPTSPASRTLGLEQILGRVTPASPAPPASAPGGGAPTGSFVIQAPSEPGKIEMYSPMFYAACTAGGIASCGLTHTAVTPLDLVKCNMQIDPAKYKSISSGFGVLLKEQGFRGFFRGWVPTLLGYSAQGACKFGFYEYFKKYYSDIAGPEFAAKYKTLIYLAGSASAEVIADVALCPFEAVKVRVQTQPGFARGLSDGLPRFVKSEGALGLYKGIVPLWGRQIPYTMMKFASFETIVEMVYKYAIPTPKDQCSKPLQLGVSFAGGYIAGVFCAIVSHPADNLVSFLNNAKGATVGDAVKKLGVWGLFTRGLPLRIVMIGTLTGAQWGIYDAFKVMVGLPTTGGVAPAAAPSPELAELKSTA, via the exons ATGATGGATCTCTCTGAGCAGTCTCGCCGATCCCTCCTCCCCAGCTTCCTCTACTCGCCCACCTCACCGGCCTCCAGAACCCTCGGCCTGGAGCAGATCCTTGGGAGGGTCACCCCGGCCTCGCCAGCCCCTCCCGCCTCGGCGCCCGGCGGGGGCGCTCCGACAGGCTCGTTTGTCATCCAGGCGCCGAGCGAGCCCGGGAAGATCGAGATGTACTCGCCCATGTTCTACGCCGCCTGCACCGCCGGTGGGATTGCCAGCTGCGGCCTCACTCACACGGCCGTCACCCCGCTCGACCTCGTTAAGTGCAACATGCAG ATCGACCCAGCAAAGTACAAGAGCATCTCTTCTGGTTTTGGTGTTTTGCTTAAAGAACAAGGGTTCAGAGGTTTCTTCAGGGGCTGGGTGCCTACACTGCTTGGATACAGTGCCCAGGGGGCATGCAAGTTTGGGTTCTATGAGTACTTCAAGAAGTACTATTCAGATATTGCTGGGCCTGAATTTGCTGCAAAGTATAAGACTCTTATCTATCTTGCGGGGTCAGCATCTGCTGAAGTGATTGCTGATGTAGCTCTCTGCCCCTTTGAGGCAGTGAAGGTGCGAGTACAGACACAACCAGGGTTTGCTAGGGGGTTGAGCGATGGGTTACCTAGGTTCGTCAAATCTGAAGGTGCTCTGGG ATTGTACAAGGGAATTGTTCCTCTCTGGGGGCGTCAGATTCCTT ATactatgatgaaatttgcttCATTTGAGACTATTGTTGAGATGGTTTACAAATATGCAATTCCAACACCAAAGGACCAATGTAGCAAACCACTCCAGTTGGGAGTGAGTTTTGCTGGTGGTTATATTGCTGGAGTATTCTGTGCTATTGTTTCCCACCCGGCTGACAACCTTGTCTCTTTTCTTAACAATGCTAAGGGTGCCACTGTTGGTGAT GCTGTGAAGAAACTTGGGGTGTGGGGTCTGTTTACACGTGGGCTTCCACTGCGTATCGTCATGATTGGCACGCTTACTGGAGCACAGTGGGGAATTTATGATGCTTTCAAAGTGATGGTTGGCCT tcCTACAACTGGTGGAGTTGCCCCTGCCGCTGCTCCCTCTCCAGAGCTTGCTGAGCTTAAATCTACTGCTTGA
- the LOC103992263 gene encoding auxin-responsive protein SAUR32 → MQEEKRTKVKKGWLAVRVGLEGEEGGFRRFVIPIAYLHHPHFTRLLEAAREVYGFRSSGPLKLPCSVDDFLHLRWLIERESHHSHSLHLHSFPLHSC, encoded by the coding sequence ATGCAAGAGGAGAAGAGGACGAAGGTGAAGAAAGGATGGCTTGCAGTACGAGTAGGGCTGGAAGGCGAGGAAGGCGGCTTCCGGAGGTTCGTCATCCCTATAGCCTACCTCCACCACCCTCACTTCACGAGGCTTCTCGAGGCAGCTCGAGAGGTCTACGGCTTCCGCTCCTCCGGCCCCCTCAAGCTTCCCTGTTCCGTCGACGACTTCCTCCATCTCCGGTGGCTCATCGAGCGGGAGTCGCATCACTCCCATAGCCTCCACCTCCACTCTTTCCCTTTGCACTCATGTTGA
- the LOC135679154 gene encoding mitochondrial phosphate carrier protein 3, mitochondrial-like isoform X2, translating to MMDLSEQSRRSLLPSFLYSPTSPASRTLGLEQILGRVTPASPAPPASAPGGGAPTGSFVIQAPSEPGKIEMYSPMFYAACTAGGIASCGLTHTAVTPLDLVKCNMQIDPAKYKSISSGFGVLLKEQGFRGFFRGWVPTLLGYSAQGACKFGFYEYFKKYYSDIAGPEFAAKYKTLIYLAGSASAEVIADVALCPFEAVKVRVQTQPGFARGLSDGLPRFVKSEGALGLYKGIVPLWGRQIPYTMMKFASFETIVEMVYKYAIPTPKDQCSKPLQLGVSFAGGYIAGVFCAIVSHPADNLVSFLNNAKGATVGDVSLALFAGSCDSFLLVCLHDGLSSSCEGLHFWL from the exons ATGATGGATCTCTCTGAGCAGTCTCGCCGATCCCTCCTCCCCAGCTTCCTCTACTCGCCCACCTCACCGGCCTCCAGAACCCTCGGCCTGGAGCAGATCCTTGGGAGGGTCACCCCGGCCTCGCCAGCCCCTCCCGCCTCGGCGCCCGGCGGGGGCGCTCCGACAGGCTCGTTTGTCATCCAGGCGCCGAGCGAGCCCGGGAAGATCGAGATGTACTCGCCCATGTTCTACGCCGCCTGCACCGCCGGTGGGATTGCCAGCTGCGGCCTCACTCACACGGCCGTCACCCCGCTCGACCTCGTTAAGTGCAACATGCAG ATCGACCCAGCAAAGTACAAGAGCATCTCTTCTGGTTTTGGTGTTTTGCTTAAAGAACAAGGGTTCAGAGGTTTCTTCAGGGGCTGGGTGCCTACACTGCTTGGATACAGTGCCCAGGGGGCATGCAAGTTTGGGTTCTATGAGTACTTCAAGAAGTACTATTCAGATATTGCTGGGCCTGAATTTGCTGCAAAGTATAAGACTCTTATCTATCTTGCGGGGTCAGCATCTGCTGAAGTGATTGCTGATGTAGCTCTCTGCCCCTTTGAGGCAGTGAAGGTGCGAGTACAGACACAACCAGGGTTTGCTAGGGGGTTGAGCGATGGGTTACCTAGGTTCGTCAAATCTGAAGGTGCTCTGGG ATTGTACAAGGGAATTGTTCCTCTCTGGGGGCGTCAGATTCCTT ATactatgatgaaatttgcttCATTTGAGACTATTGTTGAGATGGTTTACAAATATGCAATTCCAACACCAAAGGACCAATGTAGCAAACCACTCCAGTTGGGAGTGAGTTTTGCTGGTGGTTATATTGCTGGAGTATTCTGTGCTATTGTTTCCCACCCGGCTGACAACCTTGTCTCTTTTCTTAACAATGCTAAGGGTGCCACTGTTGGTGATGTAAGTCTTGCGTTATTTGCTGGATCCTGTGACTCTTTCCTCCTAGTATGTCTACATGACGGATTGTCATCATCTTGTGAAGGACTCCACTTCTG GCTGTGA
- the LOC135679155 gene encoding F-box protein FBW2-like, with protein sequence MEKWVAVSSGGGGGGGRWSRWEDMNPEVLALVFVGMPADVLARTVPFVCRSWREVMAGPYCWSEIDLDQWCRRVDRSDVINFVVRRLVRRSRGTLRRLSAYRLSNTGFVYVATSVRFLSVLQIPMSDVTDQIVEKHAESFSTLTVLDISYCLKITSKGMEALGKHCKALVQLTRNMPPPEFETTQDDGVAAKVDEGEAMAIANNMSGLEHLELAYGKFSHHGLAAILTNCTALKILDVRGCWNVKMEDNIEAMCAKIQSFRDPWEDDYEFSSSEDEGDNSSAEDVGLVDCDASD encoded by the exons ATGGAGAAGTGGGTGGCGGTAAGTAGCGGAGGAGGAGGGGGCGGGGGGAGGTGGAGTCGGTGGGAGGACATGAACCCGGAGGTGCTGGCGCTAGTGTTCGTGGGGATGCCGGCGGACGTGCTGGCGCGGACGGTTCCGTTCGTGTGCCGGTCGTGGCGGGAGGTGATGGCAGGGCCGTACTGCTGGTCGGAGATCGACTTAGACCAGTGGTGCCGCCGCGTCGACCGATCCGACGTCATCAACTTCGTCGTCCGTCGCCTCGTCCGCCGCAGCAGGGGCACCCTCCGCCGCCTCTCCGCCTACCGCCTCAGCAACACCGGTTTCGTCTATGTCGCCACATC tgtCAGGTTCCTTAGCGTACTTCAAATACCAATGAGTGATGTGACTGACCAGATAGTGGAGAAGCATGCAGAATCGTTCTCAACTCTGACTGTGTTGGACATTAGTTACTGTCTGAAGATCACCTCCAAGGGCATGGAAGCACTGGGGAAGCACTGCAAGGCTTTAGTTCAACTGACGAGGAATATGCCTCCACCAGAATTTGAGACAACCCAGGATGATGGTGTGGCTGCCAAGGTGGATGAGGGGGAAGCCATGGCTATAGCCAACAATATGTCTGGGCTTGAACATTTAGAGCTTGCATACGGGAAGTTCAGCCACCATGGGTTGGCAGCAATTTTGACTAACTGCACAGCTCTTAAAATCCTTGACGTCCGTGGGTGTTGGAATGTTAAGATGGAAGACAACATTGAGGCGATGTGTGCcaaaatccaatcctttagagATCCCTGGGAGGATGATTATGAGTTTAGTTCTTCGGAAGATGAAGGGGACAACAGTAGTGCTGAAGACGTGGGACTGGTGGATTGTGATGCCTCTGATTAA
- the LOC135679153 gene encoding aspartic proteinase nepenthesin-2-like: MGVIRVWLLLMSIMALAIPEACSELNGLRLELAHVDSNGNFSKLELLQRAALRSNHRMARLTAAASGNKVQAPVHAGSGEFLMDLAIGTPGLAFSAIMDTGSDLIWTQCKPCVECFSQPTPVFDPSSSSTFTKLPCSSNLCQALPTFRCGASGCEYLYSYGDSSSTQGVLAGETFTFGTANPTSVSNIAFGCGDTNQGSGFSQASGLVGLGRGPLSLISQLGLGKFSYCLTSLDESKKSPLLFGSLADLSATAVRSTPLRKNPTQPSFYYLSLEGITVGGTRLQIPSSTFALQEDGTGGLIIDSGTSITYLELAGYRQLKKAFLSEMQLPVADGSETGLDLCFSLPSGSSTVEVPKLTFHFDGADLDLPAQNFMIMDSTTGLLCLTIMASSGLSILGNFQQQNIQILYDLKKEVLSFVPTQCDQL; the protein is encoded by the coding sequence ATGGGAGTAATTCGAGTATGGCTTCTTCTGATGTCGATCATGGCTCTTGCGATTCCGGAAGCCTGTTCTGAGCTAAATGGCCTGAGATTAGAGCTCGCCCATGTGGACTCCAATGGCAACTTCTCAAAACTTGAGCTGCTCCAACGAGCAGCGCTGCGGAGCAACCACAGGATGGCAAGGTTGACAGCTGCAGCATCTGGCAACAAAGTCCAAGCTCCGGTCCACGCCGGCAGCGGCGAGTTCCTCATGGACTTGGCCATCGGCACGCCTGGTCTTGCCTTCTCGGCCATCATGGACACTGGGAGCGACCTCATATGGACGCAGTGCAAGCCCTGCGTGGAGTGCTTCAGCCAACCTACTCCAGTATTCGATCCCTCGAGCTCGTCCACGTTCACGAAGCTGCCATGCTCCAGCAACTTGTGCCAGGCTCTCCCTACCTTCAGATGCGGCGCCTCCGGCTGTGAGTACCTGTACTCTTATGGCGACTCCTCATCGACTCAAGGTGTTCTTGCAGGTGAAACCTTCACGTTTGGGACTGCGAACCCGACTTCGGTGTCCAACATCGCCTTCGGCTGCGGCGACACAAATCAAGGCAGCGGCTTCTCTCAGGCCTCGGGTCTCGTGGGTCTCGGTCGTGGACCGCTGTCGTTGATATCCCAACTAGGCCTAGGGAAGTTCTCCTACTGCCTCACCTCCTTAGACGAATCCAAGAAGAGCCCTCTTCTGTTTGGCTCACTAGCTGATCTCAGTGCAACCGCAGTCCGATCCACACCTCTACGGAAGAACCCTACACAGCCATCCTTCTACTATCTCAGCCTCGAAGGCATAACAGTGGGCGGGACTCGCCTGCAAATCCCCAGCTCTACGTTCGCTCTGCAGGAAGACGGAACCGGCGGCTTGATCATCGACTCCGGCACCTCCATCACCTACTTGGAACTCGCTGGCTACAGGCAGCTGAAGAAGGCCTTCCTGTCTGAGATGCAACTCCCGGTTGCCGATGGATCCGAAACCGGTCTCGACCTTTGTTTCTCGCTGCCGTCGGGGTCGTCGACGGTGGAGGTTCCCAAGCTGACGTTCCACTTTGACGGAGCCGATTTGGATTTGCCGGCGCAGAACTTCATGATCATGGATTCAACCACCGGTTTGCTGTGCCTAACAATCATGGCATCCAGTGGCTTGTCCATCCTCGGCAACTTCCAGCAACAAAATATACAGATACTCTACGATCTGAAGAAGGAAGTCTTGTCTTTCGTGCCAACCCAGTGTGATCAGCTGTGA
- the LOC103992204 gene encoding uncharacterized protein LOC103992204 encodes MESKKGKLIRTQSSLLRSPVARSSIQSIFSVTEANDDEEKPQRPRRRRNRHRHHLLLLLPLLVFLLFFYLRLDSPVFANLLLFAALISLASLAARRSRVFVTRRASSVDWFIGDDDGRGRHRSEKKENPNGRAVREGVEVYSNGDSYEGEFHLGRCSGSGVYRFFAAKGRYEGDWVDGKYDGHGIETWARGSRYRGQYRHGLRHGFGVYRFYSGDSYAGEWAGGQSHGVGVQTCSDGSRYAGEFKAGVKHGLGCYHFRNGDQYSGEYFGDKIHGFGVYHFANGHCYEGSWHEGKKQGFGLYTFRSGETRSGNWDCGVLNNSLPPSDPAVQGAVQAARKAAGKAVLIPQVDDQVTRAATAANRAATAARVAAIKAVQNQMHGKLCDTDV; translated from the exons ATGGAGTCGAAGAAGGGTAAGCTCATTCGCACGCAGTCGTCCCTCCTTCGGTCCCCCGTCGCCCGATCCTCCATCCAGAGCATCTTCTCCGTGACCGAGGCCAACGACGATGAGGAGAAGCCCCAACGCCCCCGCCGCCGGCGGAATCGCCACCGCCACCACCTGCTGCTCCTTCTCCCTCTCCTAgtatttctcctcttcttttacctcaggctgGACTCCCCTGTCTTCGCAAACCTCCTCCTCTTCGCCGCCCTCATCTCGCTCGCCTCCCTCGCCGCCCGCCGCTCCCGCGTCTTCGTCACCCGCCGCGCCTCCTCCGTGGACTGGTTCATCGGCGACGACGACGGCCGTGGCCGCCACCGGTCCGAGAAGAAGGAAAACCCCAACGGAAGGGCCGTCCGCGAGGGGGTGGAGGTCTACAGCAACGGGGACTCCTACGAAGGCGAGTTCCACCTGGGCCGGTGCAGCGGCAGCGGCGTGTACCGCTTCTTCGCCGCCAAGGGGAGGTACGAGGGCGATTGGGTTGATGGTAAGTACGACGGCCACGGGATCGAGACCTGGGCACGGGGGAGCCGGTACCGGGGGCAGTACCGCCACGGCCTCCGCCACGGGTTTGGGGTTTACCGGTTCTACAGCGGGGACAGCTACGCCGGGGAGTGGGCCGGCGGTCAGAGCCACGGGGTCGGCGTGCAGACGTGCTCCGACGGTAGCCGCTACGCCGGGGAGTTCAAGGCCGGCGTCAAGCACGGCCTTGGCTGTTACCATTTCAG GAATGGTGACCAGTATTCTGGAGAGTATTTTGGTGACAAAATACATGGTTTTGGAGTATATCACTTTGCTAATGGTCACTGCTATGAAGGTTCATGGCATGAGGGCAAGAAACAAGGTTTTGGATTATACACATTCCGGAGTGGTGAGACAAGATCAGGAAACTGGGACTGTGGAGTCCTAAACAACTCTCTCCCCCCATCCGACCCTGCTGTCCAGGGAGCTGTTCAA GCGGCTCGGAAGGCTGCGGGGAAAGCTGTTCTTATTCCGCAGGTCGATGATCAAGTAACCAGGGCAGCAACTGCTGCAAATAGAGCAGCCACTGCAGCTCGAGTCGCTGCTATCAAAGCTGTGCAGAACCAGATGCATGGCAAGCTCTGTGACACTGATGTTTAA